One stretch of Armigeres subalbatus isolate Guangzhou_Male chromosome 2, GZ_Asu_2, whole genome shotgun sequence DNA includes these proteins:
- the LOC134216395 gene encoding C-type lectin 37Db-like, whose product MAILRQSIFLTVLGLAASQELFCTAPSTFYIPLVKSNWYGAIEYCNRIGMRLAVVDSQRKQTEITQLAFGSHLFESDTEVTRADLWIGLNDLALEGRFIWHALGLGPVFTQWKKDEPNNLNQSEHCTHMWWQPTNNLFWDWNDDGCSREFNFVCENLKLA is encoded by the exons ATGGCTATTTTGCGACAGAGCATTTTCCTAACAGTTCTTGGACTCGCTGCTTCCCAAGAACTGTTCTGTACAGCACCGTCAACCTTCTACATTCCACTTGTTAAG TCGAACTGGTACGGAGCTATCGAGTACTGCAACCGGATCGGAATGCGCTTGGCCGTAGTCGACTCCCAGAGGAAGCAAACCGAGATCACCCAGCTGGCCTTCGGGTCCCATCTATTCGAGTCTGACACCGAAGTGACGAGAGCCGATTTGTGGATCGGTTTGAACGATTTGGCTCTGGAGGGCCGGTTCATCTGGCATGCCCTCGGGTTGGGACCCGTGTTTACGCAATGGAAGAAAGATGAACCGAATAATTTGAACCAATCGGAGCACTGTACTCACATGTGGTGGCAACCGACGAACAATTTATTTTGGGACTGGAATGACGACGGTTGCAGTCGTGAATTTAACTTTGTgtgtgaaaatttaaaactaGCGTGA